In a genomic window of Coriobacteriia bacterium:
- a CDS encoding DedA family protein — translation MGQILMHVIQRYGVLAVFLLVMLEDFGMPAPGETALIAASVAAAAGKLNIWAVVIAAVAGAIVGDNIGYAIGHFGGRALVTRFGSRVGLTEERYEHAETTFCRYGDGIVVGARFVELLRQLNGVIAGTMGMHWAKFLAFNALGAVLWVGVWSSVGYFAGENRKVIEAWFLRFSWLALFAILVAGLVWFLVRRRQAMADAAKSATEQSG, via the coding sequence ATGGGACAGATCCTGATGCACGTCATCCAGCGCTACGGCGTGCTCGCCGTCTTTCTCCTCGTGATGCTGGAGGACTTCGGAATGCCGGCGCCCGGCGAGACGGCGCTCATCGCAGCCTCGGTGGCGGCAGCCGCAGGCAAGCTCAACATCTGGGCGGTCGTCATCGCGGCTGTCGCAGGGGCAATCGTAGGCGACAACATCGGATACGCGATCGGGCACTTTGGCGGACGGGCGCTGGTCACCCGCTTCGGCAGCCGAGTCGGACTGACCGAGGAGCGCTACGAGCACGCCGAGACAACGTTTTGCCGGTACGGCGACGGCATCGTGGTCGGCGCACGCTTCGTCGAGCTGCTTCGCCAGCTCAACGGGGTGATAGCCGGCACCATGGGCATGCACTGGGCCAAGTTCCTCGCATTCAATGCTCTTGGTGCCGTGCTGTGGGTGGGCGTCTGGAGTTCGGTTGGCTACTTCGCGGGCGAGAACCGCAAGGTGATCGAGGCGTGGTTCCTGCGCTTCAGTTGGCTGGCCCTGTTCGCGATACTCGTCGCGGGACTCGTCTGGTTCCTGGTGCGCCGCCGGCAAGCCATGGCCGACGCTGCCAAGAGCGCCACCGAGCAAAGCGGGTAA
- a CDS encoding MFS transporter, with translation MSTQPPAENPARVPAPPPVPSASDAATEPGTSLAPGPGGSGRRIAGLSPEVLRLGLVSFFADVSSEMLYPITPIFLASVLHAPVEVIGVIEGFAEAAASIMRSVFGRISDRTGRRRPYVVGGYTLAALAKPLIAVAQTWPLVLVARVTDRLGKGMRTPPRDALLAEYTPAAERGRAFGWHRAMDSAGAVIGPLIALALVAASDGNLRLVIALTAIPGLIGAALVLTVREKRRAARADAAAEASGTSTRLSDLPRPFRAYLLAWAPFALANSSDVFLILRAKDLGYSTTLTVLLYTLYNLAYSVASPLFGGLADRVGGRRVLTWGLLTFAVVYAGFAAVSARWLLWPLFAVYGLYIAATDGVGKAYAISLVPEGARATSVGLLGSVTGIATLVASSVAGVLWATLGPWAAFAFGAAGAVVSAVALMLVPALRSGAQAGDDGA, from the coding sequence ATGAGCACCCAGCCTCCCGCCGAGAACCCCGCGCGCGTCCCTGCGCCGCCCCCTGTCCCGTCCGCAAGCGATGCGGCCACCGAGCCGGGTACGTCACTCGCGCCCGGGCCGGGCGGCAGTGGGCGTCGCATCGCCGGGCTGTCGCCGGAGGTACTCCGTCTGGGGCTCGTCTCGTTCTTCGCCGACGTTTCGAGCGAGATGCTCTACCCGATCACTCCGATCTTCTTGGCCAGTGTGCTGCACGCGCCGGTCGAGGTCATCGGCGTGATCGAAGGCTTTGCCGAGGCGGCCGCATCGATCATGCGATCGGTGTTCGGTCGTATTAGCGATCGGACGGGCCGCCGTCGCCCGTACGTGGTGGGCGGATACACGCTGGCGGCACTGGCCAAGCCACTGATTGCGGTCGCTCAGACGTGGCCGCTGGTACTCGTTGCGCGCGTCACCGACCGGCTCGGCAAGGGTATGCGCACGCCGCCCCGCGACGCGCTCCTTGCCGAGTACACGCCCGCTGCCGAGCGTGGTCGCGCGTTCGGCTGGCACCGCGCGATGGACTCGGCGGGCGCCGTCATTGGGCCGCTGATCGCGCTTGCGCTGGTGGCTGCTAGTGATGGCAACCTGCGACTCGTCATCGCGCTCACCGCGATACCCGGGCTCATCGGCGCGGCGCTCGTGCTGACGGTGAGGGAGAAGCGCCGCGCGGCCCGCGCAGATGCGGCAGCCGAAGCCTCGGGGACGTCCACGCGACTCTCCGACCTCCCGCGGCCATTTCGCGCCTACCTGCTCGCCTGGGCGCCGTTTGCGCTGGCGAACTCCAGCGACGTCTTCTTGATCCTGCGGGCGAAGGACCTCGGCTACTCCACTACGCTCACCGTATTGCTCTACACGCTCTACAACCTCGCCTACTCGGTGGCCAGCCCCCTCTTCGGCGGTCTGGCCGATAGGGTCGGAGGGCGCCGCGTGCTGACGTGGGGGCTTCTCACGTTCGCCGTGGTCTACGCGGGGTTCGCGGCCGTCTCGGCTCGGTGGCTCCTGTGGCCGCTCTTCGCGGTCTACGGCCTCTACATCGCCGCGACCGACGGCGTAGGCAAGGCGTACGCGATCTCTTTGGTTCCCGAGGGAGCGCGGGCGACGTCGGTGGGGCTGCTGGGCAGCGTGACCGGTATCGCCACGTTGGTTGCTTCGAGCGTAGCCGGAGTGCTGTGGGCCACGCTCGGGCCATGGGC
- a CDS encoding NAD(P)/FAD-dependent oxidoreductase has product MPHFDLIIVGTGVAGRTAAEEAARAGLSTAIVDCRAFGGTCALRGCEPKKILAAAAEAALRVRGQRGHGVAGDARLDWPELIAFKRRFTDDLSESFEAGMRAAGQTPVHGVARFVAADTLEVGNVSYSADAILLGTGAKPMPLGITGEEVLIDSEAFMELAKLPERVVFVGGGFISFEFAGIAAAAGAKPVILHRSARALKGFDPDVVGVLIEQYAEWGIDVRLDTPVAGVRRSDGRAGDLGAAFAVELPDGSAVAADLVVHGAGRVPDLDGLDLPAGGVDFTRRGVAVDAQMRSTTNPRVWAAGDAAASGPPLTPVGISQARVAMANIVAPGSARWEPAVIPSAVFSQPPLCAVGLSEREAQERGVDIDVKLSDTSGWLSSQRVGLKHTAAKTIVERSTGRILGAHVLGHGAEETANLFALAITAEQTVDDLKRVLWAYPTASSEIVYWL; this is encoded by the coding sequence ATGCCCCACTTCGACCTGATCATCGTCGGTACCGGCGTGGCCGGACGTACTGCGGCCGAGGAGGCCGCGCGCGCTGGTCTTTCGACCGCAATCGTGGACTGCCGCGCATTCGGCGGCACGTGCGCGCTGCGCGGTTGCGAGCCCAAGAAGATCCTCGCCGCCGCTGCCGAAGCAGCGCTGCGGGTGCGCGGGCAGCGCGGCCACGGCGTCGCAGGCGACGCGCGCCTCGACTGGCCCGAGCTCATCGCGTTCAAGCGACGCTTCACCGACGACCTCTCCGAGAGCTTCGAGGCGGGCATGCGAGCGGCTGGCCAGACGCCCGTGCACGGCGTTGCGCGATTCGTCGCTGCGGACACCCTCGAGGTGGGCAACGTAAGCTACTCGGCCGATGCGATCTTGCTTGGAACGGGCGCCAAGCCGATGCCGCTCGGCATCACCGGTGAGGAAGTGCTGATCGACTCCGAGGCGTTCATGGAGCTGGCGAAGCTCCCCGAGCGTGTCGTCTTTGTGGGCGGTGGCTTCATCTCCTTCGAGTTCGCGGGCATCGCGGCGGCAGCCGGCGCCAAGCCGGTCATCCTGCATCGCAGCGCACGTGCGCTGAAGGGCTTCGACCCCGACGTTGTGGGCGTGCTCATCGAGCAGTACGCCGAGTGGGGCATCGACGTGCGGCTCGACACGCCGGTCGCAGGCGTTCGACGCAGCGACGGGCGGGCGGGCGACCTGGGCGCGGCCTTCGCAGTCGAGCTGCCGGACGGCTCGGCGGTCGCCGCCGACCTCGTCGTCCACGGCGCCGGCCGAGTACCCGATCTCGATGGGCTCGACCTGCCGGCAGGTGGCGTCGACTTCACGCGCCGAGGCGTGGCGGTCGACGCGCAGATGCGCAGCACCACCAACCCGCGGGTCTGGGCCGCAGGCGACGCCGCGGCGAGCGGGCCGCCGCTCACGCCAGTGGGCATCTCGCAGGCGCGCGTCGCCATGGCCAACATCGTCGCACCTGGCTCGGCGAGATGGGAGCCGGCGGTGATTCCCTCGGCGGTCTTCAGCCAGCCGCCTCTGTGCGCGGTTGGGCTCTCAGAGCGCGAGGCCCAGGAGCGCGGTGTCGACATCGACGTAAAGCTGAGTGACACGTCGGGCTGGCTATCGTCGCAGCGCGTAGGCCTGAAGCACACCGCCGCCAAGACCATCGTCGAGCGCTCGACCGGGCGCATCCTAGGCGCACACGTCCTCGGCCACGGTGCCGAGGAGACTGCCAACCTCTTCGCGCTTGCCATCACCGCCGAGCAGACCGTCGACGATCTGAAGCGCGTGCTGTGGGCGTACCCAACGGCCTCCAGCGAGATCGTCTACTGGCTGTAG